In Arthrobacter sp. B3I9, the following are encoded in one genomic region:
- a CDS encoding sensor histidine kinase yields the protein MAIFTDPIREHADFGPGDAEWLHLLVGDWQMVADLAFADLALWFPHPEFGYVALAHVRPSTTHTVFHSDFVGEGIRSDLKPLVDKAWESRTIERSNETNWSSEMALRVEAVPMVRNGRTLAIVTTHMDLSSSRMPSRLELTYRQCAYDLLRMGTLGLWPDFASPTGSRRGAPRVGDGLIRLDAEGIVQYASPNGVSAFRRLGDGESLEGRSLAEVAAGLLKDRRLVDETLPLVVTGRMPWRSEIESRGVSLSLRAIPLRDEEHRFGALVLCRDVSELRRREMELVTKDATIREIHHRVKNNLQTVAALLRMQSRRMVSDEAKQGLEQAMRRVATIALVHETLSQGLTQSVDFDELIGRQFRLSAEVASPSQQVRTQRSGLFGELPSDFATPLALVINELVTNAVEHGLEGRAGTVWLIADRSESEDGDELLTVTIADDGVGIPETPYVEGLGLQIVRTLVTSELGGSIKWTAREGGGTAVEIVLSLAAS from the coding sequence GTGGCAATCTTTACGGACCCTATCAGGGAGCATGCTGATTTTGGCCCGGGGGATGCTGAATGGCTGCACCTCCTGGTCGGCGACTGGCAGATGGTCGCCGACCTTGCGTTCGCGGACCTGGCGCTCTGGTTCCCGCACCCCGAATTCGGCTACGTGGCGCTCGCGCACGTCCGCCCCTCCACCACGCACACGGTGTTCCACTCCGACTTCGTGGGGGAGGGGATCCGTTCCGACTTGAAGCCGCTTGTCGACAAGGCGTGGGAGAGCCGCACGATCGAGCGCTCGAATGAGACCAACTGGAGCAGCGAGATGGCGTTGCGGGTCGAAGCTGTGCCTATGGTCCGCAACGGCCGGACCCTCGCTATCGTCACGACGCACATGGATCTGTCCAGCTCGCGCATGCCCTCACGGCTGGAACTGACCTACCGGCAGTGCGCGTACGACCTCTTGCGGATGGGGACCCTGGGGCTCTGGCCGGACTTCGCCTCGCCTACCGGCTCCCGCCGGGGGGCACCGCGCGTCGGTGACGGCCTGATCCGGCTGGACGCCGAAGGTATCGTCCAGTACGCGAGCCCCAACGGCGTCTCTGCTTTCCGGCGCCTGGGCGACGGCGAATCCCTGGAGGGCCGCAGCCTCGCCGAGGTGGCCGCGGGGCTGCTGAAGGACCGGCGCCTGGTGGACGAGACCCTGCCCCTGGTCGTTACCGGCCGGATGCCGTGGCGCAGCGAAATCGAATCCCGCGGCGTCAGCCTCTCGCTGCGCGCGATCCCGCTGCGGGACGAGGAACACCGCTTCGGCGCGCTCGTGTTGTGCCGCGATGTTTCGGAGCTGCGGCGGCGGGAGATGGAACTCGTCACCAAGGACGCCACGATCCGCGAGATCCACCACCGGGTCAAGAACAACCTGCAGACCGTTGCAGCGCTGCTGCGGATGCAGTCCCGCCGCATGGTCAGCGACGAGGCCAAGCAGGGGCTCGAACAGGCCATGCGCCGGGTGGCGACCATAGCCCTGGTGCACGAAACGCTGTCGCAGGGCTTGACCCAGAGCGTTGACTTCGATGAGTTGATCGGGCGGCAGTTCCGCCTGTCCGCCGAAGTGGCTTCGCCGTCCCAGCAGGTGCGCACGCAGCGCTCGGGCCTGTTCGGCGAACTGCCGAGCGACTTTGCCACACCGCTGGCCCTCGTCATCAACGAGCTGGTGACCAACGCCGTCGAGCACGGGCTGGAAGGGCGGGCAGGGACGGTCTGGCTCATCGCGGACCGCTCCGAAAGCGAGGACGGCGACGAGCTGCTGACAGTTACCATCGCGGATGACGGCGTAGGCATACCGGAGACGCCCTATGTGGAAGGCTTGGGCCTGCAGATCGTCCGCACCCTCGTCACCAGCGAACTCGGTGGCAGCATCAAATGGACTGCGCGCGAAGGAGGCGGCACGGCCGTAGAGATCGTGCTGAGCCTGGCCGCCAGCTAG
- a CDS encoding NAD-glutamate dehydrogenase, giving the protein MSSGPSVEDHPVSIISGEGFLGDYYEHLAEEDARGYTPEALTARAETHRRVGANRQPGVPNISIIDEPDCSVVYIVTDDMPFLVDSVNAELVRQKSPIHLVMHPLFVVTRNRSTGELVKIARVPSHLGISSGDTATMPNLSHLIAEGDNASHMESWIAVEIDRASEAKHAELVEGLGHVLGDVRAAVEDWPKMRNKAQEIARDLEKVANPAQIVELRQAQELLRWLDDGNFTFLGYREYDLKNESGEDVLEPLDESGLGLLRGGPQVPHQIQHLTETGRKKAREKRALVITKANSRSTVHRPAYLDYIGVKSFDAAGNVNGERRFIGLFATTAYAGSVRDIPVVREKVAAVLRDAGFPADSHSGKDLLGILETYPRDELFQIEVPDLAAIATGIQRLQERRRTRLFLRPDIYGRFMSALVYLPRDRYTTNVRLRIEEELRESFDAVTIDYEARMTESALARLFFRIRLPKGADVSNISSDELEKRLVRAARSWGEGISEVLRARGDGAGPVTAVAAQTVGGETAAAETAGEPAAGKTATGASAAGVTSAKELAEIWAEAFPASYRVDYEVEDALEDIARFEKYGAAAERAGEGVREEPGVHVYLPEGAGATLEEDARVKLYMLEPKSLSQILPYFHNLGLEVLDERPFEIETADQRDFFLYDLGLKYPAGVDPLTTGHLLADSFGAAVSGAVESDSFDRLVLREGMQWRQVIVLRAYAKYMRQMGNTNSFEFMSDTLLANPDVTRALSALFAVRFDPSLDDDERAGRQQEVRAALDAAIDQVTTLDADRVLRTFANLIQATLRTNYYQNKTHVSFKLDPASIDGLPFPRPMFEIWVYSPRVEGVHLRFGKVARGGLRWSDRREDFRTEILGLVKAQTVKNAVIVPTGAKGGFYAKQLPDPSSDRSAWMAEGIESYKTFIRGLLDITDNLITTPEGETLVPPADVVRHDSDDSYLVVAADKGTASFSDIANGLSAEYGFWLGDAFASGGSVGYDHKAMGITARGAWESVKRHFSELDLDTQTEPFTVVGVGDMSGDVFGNGMLLSEHIRLVAAFDHRHIFLDPNPDEGASYAERQRLFELPRSSWDDYDKSLISEGGGVFPRQAKTIPVSAQVRAALGLPEGTKQLSPPELLRAILLAPADLLYNGGIGTYIKASTETNAEVGDKANDAIRVDGRELRVKVVGEGGNLGMTQRGRVEAALQGVILNTDAIDNSAGVDCSDHEVNIKIFVDRMVAAGKLDAAERAGFLASMTDEVGRLVLEDNIDQNILLLNDRMRVTEWSPSYERLMDWLERSADLKRDLEALPSTETLHERLEQGQGLTSPELAVLAAYAKIELATALRDSTLADDPWFRETLRAYFPRQLRERFDAELDSHPLRREIIATVVANDMINMGGITFAFRAMEETSATEAAVARAFVALREVYELGIMVGELNELPASFPTEHWSTVHLDIRRLLDRAVRWLLTQGNPSRPIAEIVGEFKPLMDPMRARLLDYLRGDDRARVEAWLEKARGWDLPDDLAHRWAELFESFVLLDIARIVHVSEEPVESIAHVYYTVFDRFHADSLLERITKLPRNDRWQALARAALRDDLYSTVSDMTTAVLETTPAGAPAEERLGLWEGQNAEQLNRAKSMFDEVNALEADDMASLSVALRLLRSIVRR; this is encoded by the coding sequence ATGTCGTCTGGGCCCAGCGTGGAGGACCACCCCGTTTCGATCATTTCCGGGGAAGGGTTTCTCGGGGACTACTACGAGCACCTGGCCGAAGAGGATGCCCGGGGGTATACGCCGGAGGCGTTGACCGCCAGGGCCGAGACGCACCGCCGGGTCGGTGCCAACCGGCAGCCGGGTGTCCCCAACATTTCCATTATCGACGAACCGGACTGCAGCGTCGTCTATATCGTCACCGACGACATGCCGTTCCTCGTCGACTCCGTCAACGCGGAACTTGTCCGGCAGAAGTCGCCGATCCATCTGGTGATGCATCCATTGTTCGTCGTGACGCGCAACCGGTCCACGGGCGAGCTCGTCAAGATCGCGCGCGTGCCTTCACACCTGGGCATCTCCAGCGGCGACACGGCAACCATGCCGAACCTGTCCCACCTGATTGCCGAAGGCGACAACGCCTCGCACATGGAGTCGTGGATCGCCGTCGAGATTGACCGGGCGAGCGAGGCGAAGCACGCAGAACTGGTGGAGGGCCTCGGCCACGTCCTGGGCGATGTCCGTGCCGCCGTCGAGGACTGGCCGAAGATGCGGAACAAGGCACAGGAGATTGCCCGGGACCTGGAAAAAGTCGCCAACCCCGCCCAGATCGTGGAGCTGCGCCAGGCCCAGGAACTGTTGCGCTGGCTCGACGACGGAAATTTCACGTTCCTTGGCTACCGTGAGTATGACCTTAAGAACGAATCCGGCGAGGACGTCCTGGAACCCCTGGACGAAAGCGGCCTGGGTCTGCTGCGCGGCGGCCCGCAAGTGCCCCACCAGATCCAGCACCTTACCGAGACCGGGCGGAAAAAGGCGCGGGAGAAGCGCGCACTCGTGATCACGAAGGCGAACTCCCGGTCCACCGTGCACCGCCCGGCCTACTTGGACTACATCGGCGTAAAAAGCTTCGATGCGGCCGGCAACGTGAACGGAGAACGCCGTTTCATCGGCCTGTTTGCCACGACCGCGTACGCCGGCTCGGTCCGCGACATCCCCGTGGTCCGCGAGAAGGTGGCCGCAGTGCTGCGGGATGCCGGTTTCCCGGCGGATTCCCACTCAGGCAAGGACCTGCTGGGCATTCTTGAGACGTATCCCCGAGACGAACTGTTCCAGATCGAGGTGCCCGACCTGGCCGCCATCGCCACCGGCATCCAGCGGTTGCAGGAACGACGCCGGACCCGCCTTTTCCTCCGGCCGGACATCTACGGCAGGTTCATGTCCGCCCTGGTCTACCTTCCGCGGGACCGCTACACGACGAACGTCCGCCTCCGCATCGAGGAGGAACTGCGGGAGTCGTTCGATGCCGTGACCATCGACTACGAGGCCCGGATGACCGAGTCCGCGCTGGCACGGCTCTTCTTCCGCATCCGGCTCCCCAAGGGCGCCGACGTCAGCAACATCAGCAGCGATGAATTGGAGAAGCGCCTCGTCCGGGCCGCACGGTCCTGGGGCGAAGGCATTTCCGAAGTTCTCCGCGCCCGTGGCGATGGTGCGGGACCAGTGACCGCCGTAGCCGCCCAAACAGTAGGCGGCGAAACAGCAGCCGCCGAAACAGCGGGAGAACCTGCAGCAGGCAAAACCGCTACCGGGGCATCAGCCGCGGGTGTTACCAGCGCGAAGGAACTGGCAGAGATCTGGGCCGAGGCCTTCCCGGCCAGCTACCGGGTGGACTACGAGGTGGAAGATGCCCTGGAGGACATTGCGCGCTTCGAGAAGTACGGGGCGGCTGCCGAACGGGCCGGCGAGGGCGTCAGGGAAGAACCGGGCGTCCATGTGTATCTTCCGGAAGGCGCCGGCGCCACGCTGGAGGAGGACGCCCGTGTCAAGCTCTACATGCTGGAGCCCAAGAGCCTGAGCCAGATCCTGCCGTACTTCCACAACCTTGGCCTGGAAGTCCTGGACGAACGCCCCTTCGAGATCGAGACGGCAGACCAACGCGACTTCTTCCTGTACGACCTGGGCCTCAAGTACCCGGCCGGTGTCGATCCCCTGACAACGGGGCACCTCCTCGCCGACTCCTTCGGTGCGGCCGTGTCCGGCGCCGTGGAATCGGACAGCTTCGACCGCCTGGTGCTGCGCGAGGGCATGCAGTGGCGGCAGGTCATCGTGCTGCGTGCCTACGCCAAGTACATGCGGCAGATGGGCAACACGAACTCCTTCGAGTTCATGTCTGACACCCTGTTGGCCAATCCGGACGTCACCCGCGCCCTCAGCGCCCTGTTCGCGGTACGGTTCGACCCCTCGCTGGACGACGACGAGCGCGCGGGCCGGCAGCAGGAGGTCCGGGCGGCGCTGGACGCCGCGATCGATCAGGTTACGACCCTCGACGCCGACCGCGTCCTGCGGACCTTCGCCAACCTGATCCAGGCCACCCTCCGGACGAACTACTACCAGAACAAGACCCACGTCAGCTTCAAACTGGATCCCGCAAGCATCGACGGCCTGCCGTTCCCGAGGCCGATGTTCGAGATCTGGGTCTACTCGCCCCGGGTCGAGGGCGTGCACCTCCGTTTCGGGAAGGTGGCCCGCGGCGGCCTGCGCTGGTCGGACCGCCGCGAGGACTTCCGGACCGAAATCCTGGGCCTGGTCAAGGCACAGACCGTCAAGAACGCCGTAATTGTTCCTACCGGAGCCAAGGGCGGCTTCTATGCCAAGCAGCTGCCTGACCCTTCCTCGGACCGTAGCGCCTGGATGGCCGAAGGCATTGAAAGCTACAAGACCTTCATCCGCGGCCTGCTGGACATCACGGACAACCTCATCACGACGCCGGAGGGCGAAACGCTGGTCCCGCCGGCCGACGTCGTGCGCCACGACAGCGACGACTCCTACCTCGTGGTGGCCGCCGACAAGGGCACTGCGTCGTTCTCCGACATCGCCAACGGACTCTCCGCCGAATACGGCTTCTGGCTCGGCGACGCGTTCGCGTCCGGCGGCTCGGTCGGATACGACCACAAGGCCATGGGCATTACCGCCCGCGGGGCCTGGGAATCGGTCAAGCGCCATTTCAGCGAGCTCGACCTCGACACCCAGACCGAACCCTTCACGGTTGTCGGCGTCGGCGACATGTCCGGCGATGTGTTCGGAAACGGCATGCTGCTCTCGGAGCACATCCGCCTTGTGGCTGCCTTCGACCACCGGCATATCTTCCTCGACCCCAACCCCGACGAGGGTGCGTCATACGCCGAACGCCAGCGGCTCTTCGAGCTGCCCCGGTCCTCCTGGGACGACTACGACAAGTCACTGATCAGTGAAGGCGGCGGCGTGTTCCCACGCCAGGCCAAGACGATCCCCGTGTCAGCGCAAGTGCGGGCGGCGTTGGGGCTGCCGGAGGGCACGAAGCAGCTCAGCCCGCCCGAACTGCTGCGCGCGATCCTGCTGGCTCCCGCCGATCTGCTGTACAACGGCGGCATTGGCACCTACATCAAGGCGAGCACCGAAACCAACGCCGAGGTCGGCGACAAGGCAAACGACGCCATTCGGGTTGACGGCCGGGAACTCCGGGTAAAGGTTGTCGGTGAGGGCGGCAACCTGGGCATGACACAACGCGGGCGCGTCGAGGCCGCGCTGCAGGGCGTGATTCTGAACACCGATGCCATCGACAACTCGGCCGGTGTTGACTGCTCCGACCACGAGGTGAACATCAAGATCTTCGTGGACCGGATGGTGGCCGCAGGGAAGCTCGATGCTGCTGAACGCGCGGGGTTCCTTGCCTCCATGACGGATGAAGTCGGCCGGCTGGTGCTCGAGGACAACATCGACCAGAACATCCTGCTGCTCAATGACCGCATGCGCGTGACCGAGTGGAGCCCCAGCTACGAGCGCCTGATGGACTGGCTTGAGAGGTCGGCCGACCTGAAGCGCGACCTTGAGGCGCTGCCCTCGACCGAAACCCTGCACGAACGGCTCGAGCAGGGCCAGGGCCTGACATCGCCCGAGCTGGCGGTCCTTGCCGCCTACGCCAAGATCGAGCTCGCGACGGCGCTGCGGGACAGCACGCTCGCAGACGATCCCTGGTTCCGCGAGACACTCCGGGCGTACTTCCCCAGGCAGTTGCGGGAAAGGTTCGACGCCGAACTGGACAGCCACCCGCTGCGCCGGGAAATCATCGCCACCGTCGTGGCCAATGACATGATCAACATGGGCGGCATCACCTTCGCTTTCCGGGCGATGGAGGAGACCTCGGCGACCGAGGCCGCCGTCGCCAGGGCCTTTGTTGCGCTGCGCGAGGTCTATGAACTCGGGATTATGGTCGGTGAACTCAACGAGCTGCCGGCTTCCTTCCCGACAGAGCACTGGAGCACGGTCCACCTGGACATCCGCCGGCTTCTGGACCGGGCCGTCCGTTGGCTCCTGACCCAGGGCAACCCGTCCCGGCCCATTGCCGAGATTGTGGGCGAGTTCAAGCCGCTGATGGATCCGATGCGTGCCCGGCTGCTGGACTACCTGCGGGGAGACGACCGCGCCCGGGTGGAGGCATGGCTGGAAAAGGCCCGGGGCTGGGACCTGCCGGACGACCTTGCCCACCGGTGGGCGGAGCTGTTCGAAAGCTTCGTACTGCTCGACATCGCCAGGATTGTCCACGTCAGCGAGGAACCCGTGGAGAGCATCGCACACGTCTACTACACCGTTTTCGACCGCTTCCACGCGGATTCGCTGCTGGAACGCATCACCAAGCTGCCCAGGAACGACCGCTGGCAGGCCCTGGCCCGGGCGGCCCTTCGTGACGACCTGTACTCCACCGTGTCCGACATGACGACGGCGGTGCTCGAGACCACGCCGGCCGGAGCGCCCGCAGAGGAACGGCTGGGCCTGTGGGAAGGGCAGAATGCCGAACAGCTGAACCGGGCCAAGAGCATGTTCGACGAGGTCAATGCCCTGGAGGCCGACGACATGGCCTCGCTGTCGGTAGCATTGAGGCTCTTGAGGTCAATCGTTCGACGCTGA
- a CDS encoding helix-turn-helix domain-containing protein, translated as MPRFLTLADVAEQLQINAPAAYALVRSGELKAIQVGGRGQWRVEEKMLEQYIEERYAEASRMIAEAKSKSV; from the coding sequence ATGCCCCGATTCCTCACCCTCGCAGACGTTGCCGAGCAGCTCCAGATCAACGCTCCGGCCGCCTACGCGCTGGTCCGTAGCGGCGAACTCAAGGCCATCCAGGTGGGCGGCCGTGGCCAGTGGCGCGTGGAGGAGAAAATGCTCGAGCAATACATCGAGGAGCGCTACGCCGAAGCGAGCCGCATGATCGCCGAGGCCAAATCGAAGTCGGTCTAG
- a CDS encoding WhiB family transcriptional regulator — protein sequence MDWRNRAACLDKDPELFFPVGNTGPALLQIEEAKSVCRRCPVIDTCLQWALESGQDAGVWGGMSEDERRALKRRAARARRAS from the coding sequence ATGGATTGGCGTAACCGCGCAGCGTGCCTTGACAAGGACCCGGAGCTGTTCTTCCCGGTAGGAAACACCGGACCGGCCCTCCTGCAGATCGAGGAAGCCAAAAGCGTTTGCCGGCGCTGCCCGGTCATAGACACCTGCCTGCAGTGGGCGCTCGAGTCCGGCCAGGATGCCGGCGTCTGGGGCGGCATGAGCGAGGACGAGCGCCGCGCCCTGAAGCGCCGCGCAGCACGCGCCCGCCGCGCGTCCTGA
- a CDS encoding P-loop NTPase, with amino-acid sequence MSIPVVTVGHARDDLVGGLERLHGPVSVVRRCSELAELLAACQSGLARAAVVAEGSEELTASLVDRLSAVGVAVVALTEKPEETARLRGIGVAAERPGIGAAALAGTIAAAVAELGDAVQRSRIGAEVSPGGARGAPQPVGGGAGLAPSPAGAGEIIAVWGPVGSPGRTFVAANIAAELAATGKSVLLVDADSYGASVAGMLGLLDEAAGLAQACRLADQGLLDADALHRIATPVATKAGTFHVLTGITRADRWTELRAAALSRVLDRAREVADVTVIDTGFCLEADEELSFDTLAPRRNAATLRSLELADTVFAVGSADSVGVPRLVRGLAQLEAAVPHATPRVVVNKVRPAAVGRSPERQLRDAWERYGPGSGLSAFLPADPDAADAALLAGSLLLEAAPESPLRRAIADLVCAPVQRKRRSSVFASTAKRWSKS; translated from the coding sequence ATGAGCATCCCGGTCGTGACGGTCGGTCATGCACGGGACGACCTGGTTGGCGGCCTGGAGCGCCTCCACGGACCGGTGTCCGTCGTGCGGCGTTGCTCGGAACTCGCGGAATTGCTTGCCGCATGCCAGAGCGGACTGGCGCGGGCAGCCGTCGTGGCGGAGGGAAGTGAAGAGCTGACGGCGTCATTGGTGGACCGGCTGTCTGCGGTAGGGGTAGCCGTCGTGGCGCTGACCGAAAAACCCGAGGAGACGGCGAGACTTCGGGGGATAGGTGTGGCTGCCGAGCGGCCGGGGATCGGGGCTGCCGCCCTTGCCGGGACAATTGCGGCGGCGGTGGCGGAACTCGGTGACGCGGTGCAGCGGTCACGGATAGGGGCGGAGGTTTCCCCCGGCGGTGCCCGAGGCGCCCCGCAGCCCGTAGGAGGCGGTGCTGGCCTGGCCCCGAGTCCCGCCGGTGCGGGCGAGATCATTGCTGTCTGGGGCCCGGTCGGATCGCCGGGCAGGACGTTTGTGGCGGCCAATATTGCCGCGGAACTAGCCGCCACGGGCAAGTCCGTGCTCTTAGTCGACGCGGACAGCTATGGTGCCAGCGTGGCGGGCATGCTCGGATTGCTGGACGAAGCGGCAGGCCTGGCGCAGGCTTGCCGGCTGGCGGATCAGGGTCTGCTGGATGCTGATGCGCTCCACAGGATCGCCACTCCCGTGGCAACCAAGGCCGGGACATTCCATGTCCTCACGGGGATCACCCGCGCGGACCGCTGGACGGAACTTCGCGCTGCGGCGCTGTCCCGCGTCCTGGACCGGGCGCGCGAGGTGGCCGACGTGACAGTCATAGACACCGGGTTTTGCCTGGAGGCCGATGAGGAGCTGAGTTTCGACACTCTTGCCCCGCGCCGGAACGCCGCCACTCTGCGAAGCCTGGAACTGGCCGACACGGTGTTTGCTGTCGGCTCTGCGGATTCCGTCGGCGTGCCGAGGCTGGTCCGGGGCCTCGCACAGCTGGAAGCCGCGGTCCCCCACGCGACGCCGCGGGTGGTGGTGAACAAGGTCCGCCCGGCAGCCGTGGGGCGGTCTCCGGAACGTCAGCTGCGTGACGCCTGGGAACGGTACGGGCCCGGAAGCGGCTTGTCCGCTTTCCTCCCAGCGGACCCGGACGCCGCCGATGCGGCATTGCTGGCAGGCTCGCTGCTGCTCGAGGCGGCCCCCGAGTCCCCGCTCCGCAGGGCGATTGCCGACCTTGTTTGTGCACCTGTCCAGCGAAAGCGCCGATCCTCTGTGTTCGCATCCACAGCAAAGCGGTGGTCAAAGAGTTAG